The Procambarus clarkii isolate CNS0578487 chromosome 7, FALCON_Pclarkii_2.0, whole genome shotgun sequence genome window below encodes:
- the LOC123761403 gene encoding uncharacterized protein isoform X2, giving the protein MTKSAGKTGHHERSSHPVTTLRYPEPDLPTHVERQISHVSQRDWGRPTSPWASSPSYSPWASSSSSSSSYAPWASSSSYAPCAPSPSYAPKIPPPTVPRRAQIPPSSPHSYALSPNNSPNLHLKFVDIPISDVLKTDHGITTLDLHHMTVREATQTTNKFLRQSVGQHKVRIVTGRGLHSEGGTPKLKPAIALLLKRRGFEFREVNNGGCFEVTLS; this is encoded by the coding sequence ATATCCAGAACCTGACCTTCCAACTCATGTTGAGCGGCAAATATCTCATGTAAGCCAAAGAGACTGGGGACGACCAACTTCTCCATGGGCATCTTCACCTTCATATTCCCCATGGgcatcttcatcttcatcttcatcttcatatGCCCCATGGGCATCTTCATCTTCATATGCCCCATGTGCACCTTCACCTTCATATGCCCCAAAGATTCCTCCACCTACTGTGCCTCGCAGGGCTCAAATTCCACCATCTTCTCCACACTCCTATGCATTGTCTCCAAATAACAGCCCAAACTTGCATTTGAAGTTTGTTGATATTCCAATAAGTGACGTACTTAAGACAGACCATGGCATTACTACCTTAGACCTTCACCACATGACTGTCAGAGAAGCCACTCAGACAACGAATAAGTTCCTCCGCCAAAGCGTTGGTCAACATAAGGTCAGAATTGTTACTGGTAGGGGTTTACATAGTGAAGGTGGAACACCCAAACTCAAACCAGCTATTGCATTACTTTTAAAGCGAAGAGGTTTTGAGTTTCGAGAGGTGAACAATGGAGGATGCTTTGAAGTAACTCTCTCTTAA